In Pyrodictium occultum, the genomic window GGCCAGGAGGCTGGCAGCAATGCTCGTCGAGCGCCGCCACCCACGGGTCTACCGGGTGATAGAGTCTGGGAGCCTATGGGGCCTCTACACACGCTACCTGGAGGAGGCCAACGCACCCCCCTGGGCCAAGCCCCTCCTAGAAGAGCTTCTAGAGATGCAGCGCGAAAACCCGCTACTCATGATAAGGCCCCTCCGCGTGGACCTGATAAGCCTCGAGCACCTGGGCGTCTACAGCCGCAGGCTCGGAGCGCCCCTCAAGCTAGACGACGAGAGAGAGCGTGACCACGAGCTAGCCAGGCTAAAGAGGTTCACCGGCCTAGGCCCCGAGCTGGGGCTCTACAGGATAGCCGTGTTCACCACTAGGGAGCACGAGGAGGAGGCGGAGAAGGCGTCGAAGCTCCTGGAGAGCCTGGAGAAGGAGGAAGAGAAGGCAGAGAGGGCCTAGGCGCCGCGGAGCGCGACCCACCGGCCCCTCTTCACGATAACGCCCGCTGCCTCGAGCACGCGGAGGGCCTCCTCCGCGTCGGGGCTCCAGAGGCGGCCGCTGGGGTGCCGGTAGAGCCTCATAACCACCTTCTCGCCGTCCCCGTGCTCCACGTAGCGGCGCCACACCTCCCTGAGCAGGGTGTCGAGGTCAGCGCTGCCGCCCAGGTCGCGGAGAACCCTCTCCACAGCCTCCATCAGGCTGATGTATCTGACAGACGTGTAGCCCATAGCCAAGAGGCCTAGCACCCCCGGGCTGTTGCTTAGGGGTGGTATCACCATCTAAGATGCACGGCTCCTAGGCGGGGACACGGGCCCACTGCAGACTGAAAGAAACCGTAGAGAATACCGTATGAACGGCGTTGAGGACTGAGCCACCGGGGTATCTCCAGCACACACCCGGCTGGAGAGCTATACAGCAGAGCAGTGCAACTATGATATACTATGCACCGCAGCCCGGTATGCCGATGCTGCTCGGCCCCACTAGGCCATACCGGGGAATGTGCGTGGTAAAACTAATACAGGCCGAGCCTCGGATACATCAAGTGAGGACCCCGGGGGAAGTGGTAATCCATGTTCGACGCCTTCCAGGGCATGGAGTGGGTGATTATCCTCCTGGTTATACTGTTAATCTTCGGGCCCAGCAAGCTGCCCCAGCTTGCCCGCGGCCTCGGCCAGGCCGTCTACGAGTTCCGCAGAGCAAGCCAGGGACTCCTCGAGGAGGATCAGGGAGGCAAGCCCCCGCAGAAGAGCGCTGGAGGCGTCTCCGGGAGCAAATCCGGCGGCCAGGGCAGCGCCCTCTCCAATATCGACGATGAGACTCTTAGGAGGCTTGCTGAGAGGCTTGGCGTGAAGGATGCTGATAAGAAGGATAGGGGCAAGCTGATAGAGGAGATAGTGGCGGAGGCGAAGAAGAAAGGACTACTAGACGAGATAAAGACGGAGGCCCAGCAGGGATCAGGGTAGTGGGTAGCCCGCGCCACCGGGGTGGAGCCGCCCCAGCCCAGGGAGCCTCCTACCTAGCCCCTTCCCTTTTCCACCCTGCCCTGGGTGTCGGCTGGAAGGCTGCCGGTCTCGCTGCTCCCGGAGAGGCTCTGCAGCCTCTCCATGACTACTTCGAGTACCGGCGTGCGCACAGGCTTCTCCGGCACCAGGCCCTGAGGCCGGTAGAGGAGCACTAGTATGATGAGCGCGCCCATTATAACGTAGCGCAGGTAGGGGAGCGCGGCAGCTACGGGGCCGGGCACGCTTATCCCGAGGGTTTCCAGCGCTGAGGTGTTGAGGAACACGTTTATCCCGGCCACCATGGCTGCTCCGAGGAGCGCGCCTAGGTTGTTGGCGGCGCCGCCGAGCATGACTGCAACTATAACCTCGAAGGTCCTCTCGGGCTTGAAGGTGTTAGCCTGGACGCTGCCGGAGTAGAAGACTAGCAGGGCTCCCGCCACCGCTGCCATCGCTGAGCCTACTATGAGGGTTTGGAGCCTCAGCCTGGCTATATCGTAGCCGTACACCTGGGCGGCCAGCTCGTCGTCCCTCATCGCCTTGAGGGCGCGGCCCCAGGGGCTGTTGGTGACCATTTCCGTGTACAGGTAGAAGGCCAGCGCGAACACCACCACTATGACCGCGTATATGACGTCTATCGCGGACTTGTTGCTGTACCACGCGAGCGGCGTGGGTATTGCGGTGAGCCCGTT contains:
- a CDS encoding branched-chain amino acid ABC transporter permease → MAGVEGIIAQWLVMFGVYAIAALSFNIEYGYGGIPNFGKVMFMAVGAFTAGALAAWLGLSWAAAGGAVAASGGPAYCTPEAYNILSSAASHLLSPGQYLLIFMVAVLAAAVLGAVSGALASYPTLRLGGDFLAITLLAIGEVVRLVAYNEQWPVCGFNGLTAIPTPLAWYSNKSAIDVIYAVIVVVFALAFYLYTEMVTNSPWGRALKAMRDDELAAQVYGYDIARLRLQTLIVGSAMAAVAGALLVFYSGSVQANTFKPERTFEVIVAVMLGGAANNLGALLGAAMVAGINVFLNTSALETLGISVPGPVAAALPYLRYVIMGALIILVLLYRPQGLVPEKPVRTPVLEVVMERLQSLSGSSETGSLPADTQGRVEKGRG
- the tatA gene encoding twin-arginine translocase TatA/TatE family subunit, producing MFDAFQGMEWVIILLVILLIFGPSKLPQLARGLGQAVYEFRRASQGLLEEDQGGKPPQKSAGGVSGSKSGGQGSALSNIDDETLRRLAERLGVKDADKKDRGKLIEEIVAEAKKKGLLDEIKTEAQQGSG